Below is a genomic region from Cetobacterium sp. ZOR0034.
TTTTCACGTTTTGAAAAAATGTCGAGAACATCACTAATTTCATTGACTTGCTTATCTTTGAAAATCTCAGATGAATTTTCTAAGAAAAGTTTTCCTTCTACCTCACTATATACAAAATCTATAATTTTTTCGATTTCATGAGATTCGATAAGATGGTTTTTAATTTCATTATTAATTCTTTGAGAAAGCTTAGCAAGTTCATCTTGACTGCACATTTCGTCAAAAAAGATTTTTTTTGTACGAACACTTTTGTTCTCCATAACAATAACAGCCATAGCCATATAATCATCGATATGTACAAGTTCAACTTTTTTTATCTTTTCTTTTTTATGAGTAGGCTCGATTACTATTCCGACATAGTTAGTTAACTTTGAAAGAAGAGTTGAAGTTTTTTTCAAAACTGAATCAAGTTCTCTCATTTTGATTTCATAAACAGAATTTATTCTAGCTTGTTCTTCTCTTGAAAGTTTTTCAATTTTTAAGAGTTCTTCTAGATAAAATTTATATCCTCTATCAGTGGGAATTCTACCTGAAGAAGTGTGGGTTTTCACGATAAATCCCATGTCCTCTAAATCAGACATCACATTTCTTATTGTTGCAGAGGATAGATCGATATTGTATTTTTTTACGAGTGCTCTAGAACCAATTGTTTCTCCAGAAAGTAAATAGAAATCTATAATGGCACTAAGAACAAGCTTTTCTCTATCACTGACAACCATAGAATCACCCTTTTTAATTTTTTATTAGCACTCGTTGTTGTGGAGTGCTAAACTTGAAATTAATATAATACAAAATAAAATAAAAGTCAATAACTTTTTAAAAAAAAATAAAAAAAGAATTATAAAATAAAAAATTAAGAATAAATAATAGTTTAAAAAAAAAGAGAAATACGGTATAATTTTTTTAGAGAATTAATAGTCAAGGGGTGAGTAAAATGGGAGTTATCGTAGGTAAAAGTATTTTCCCTGGAATAGTTATAGGACAACCCTATATAGAGAGAAAAAAAAAGATAGATATTGAAAATTATAAAATTTCGTCAGATAAAATTGATGAAGAGATTGAAAGATTTTTAGGTGCAGTTCAGAAAGCAAAAAATGATATTAAACAAATTAAAAGTAATTTAGAAGGAAAAATAAGTAAAGAGGATTTGCAAATATTAACAGTTCATATAATGATGTTAGATGATCCACAGTTTATAACAGATATAAAAAAAGGAATAAAAAAAGAGGGAAATAACTCTGAATCTGTAGTGAAAAAAGTTTCTAATAAATATATAGAGATGTTTGAAAAAATAGCAGACCCTATATATAAACAAAGAGCTTTAGACATAAAAGATATCAGTGAGAGAATTATAATGAATTTGACATCAGAAGACAGTGTTGATTCTAATTTAGATGGTAAAATTCTTGTTTTGAGAGAGTTACTTCCGTCAGAACTTTTAAAAATTTATTATAGTGGTATAAAATTAAACGGAATAATAATGGAATATATGGGAGAGACATCTCATACAGCAATATTAACAAAAGCGTTAGAGATTCCAACTTTGATGGGTGGAAATGATATATTTTCAGTTGATTGGGGAGATCAAATTATATTAGATACCACATCTTTAGAAGGAAAAGTAATAACGAACCCTGATATAAAAACACTAAATAGATGTGAAGAGGATAAAAATAGATATAGAAATAAAATTAAAGAAATCGAAGAATCAATAGATAAAGAAAGTATAACTCTTGATGGAGAAAGAGTCTATTTACATTTAAATATAGGAGGACGTTTAGATATAGCTCAAGTTTGTAGAAAAAAACCTGATGGAATAGGTTTGTTAAGAACAGAGTTGATATATATGGATGCAGAGGAGTTTCCTGACGAAGAAAAGCAGCGTAAGATATATGAAAATATAGCTCATGAATTTGAAGAGAGCCAGCCTAATAAACCAATAATTATTAGAACTTTAGATATTGGTGCAGATAAAAAGTTATCATATTATAAAATGGTAGATGAGGAAAATCCATCTTTAGGATGTAGAGGTATGAGATTAACTCTATCTAATAAAGAGTTGTTTAAAAATCAGATAAAAGGAATCTTAAGAGCGGCGGAGCATCATAATATAAAAATGATGTATCCAATGATAACTAATTTGAAAGAGATAAATGAGGCAAAGGATTTAGTTAAAGAGTGTAAAGAAGAACTTTTAAATGAGGGTAAGAGTTTTAAAGATGATATAGAGATTGGAATGATGGTAGAGGTACCATCAAACGTAATGCTTGCAGATATATTTGCAGATTATGTAGATTTCTTTTCGATAGGAACGAATGATTTAACACAGTATATTTTAGCTACAGATAGATATAGTCCGATTGCAGAGAAGCTGTACGATTGCTATGATCCTGCTGTTATAAGAGCTATTGAGATGGTTACGATTGCTGCTTTGAAAAAAAATAAAAAAATATCTGTATGTGGTGAAATGGCTGGAGAAGATCAGGCTGTAATAGCTTTGATGAGTTTAGGAGTAAGAGATTTGAGTATGGCACCAGCATACATTCCTAAAATTAGAAATCTGGTTAGGAAAATTAGAGTTTCTGAATTAGAAGATGTAAAATTTGCGATGTTGAAAGCAAAAGATTCAGAAGAGATAAAAGAAATACTAAATGAATATTTAAATAAAATAGAAGGGAGAAATATAGTATGAAAAAAGTAGAAGTAACAATAAAAAATAAAGCAGGATTACATGCTAGACCGTCTTCTTTATTTGTTCAAACAGCAAGTAAATATGATGCAGATATAAATGTTATCTTTGAAGATGAAGTTATAAATGGAAAAAGTATTATGGGGTTGATGCTTCTTGCAGCAGAGCAAGGAAGAGTTTTAACTTTAGAGTGTGATGGTAGCGATGAGGATGAAATGATCGCGGAACTAATAGACTTAATTGAAGTAAAAAAGTTTAATGAGGAGTAAAATCAGTGGAAATAATAAGAGCTGAAAAAATGGGATTTTGCTTTGGCGTAAAAAAAGCAGTAGAAACTTGTTATGAAATAGCTAAAAGAAAAAATGTAAATAAATATATTTTAGGTATGGTTGTACATAATAAAGATGTAGTTAGAGAGATGGAAAATATTGGTTTTATAACTTTAGATGAAGAAGATATTTTAGAAGATAAAGATCCGTTAAAAAAAGGAGACGTAGTGATAATAAGAGCTCATGGAACAACTTCTAAAATAATGGAGAAATTAAAGAGAAAAGAAGTTGAAATAAAGGACGCTACGTGTATTTTTGTAGATAAAATAAAAGAGATTCTAATAGAAAGAGAACATGAAGGAGACGAGATTATATTTATTGGTGATAAAGACCATCCTGAAGTAAAAGGTATTATTTCGTTTGGAGAAAAGATACATGTTTTAAAAAATATAGATGAATTGAAAGAAAGTTCTTTGGATAGAAGTAAAAGATATACAGTTTTAACTCAAACAACTTTAAACAAAGAAAAGTTTCAAGAGATGAAAGAATATTTAGAAAAATACTATTCAAATGCTCAGATATTTGATAGGATATGTGGAGCGACAAGCGAAAGACAAGAAGCAACTAGAAAGTTATCTAGAACATGTGATATAGTTATTGTAATAGGAGATTTGAAAAGCTCGAACAGTAAAAAACTTCTAGAGGTGGCTTTAGCTGAGAATACAAATAGTTATTTAGTTCAAAATGAAAAGGAATTAGATTTAACTTTATTTTCAGAAAATATGAAAGTAGGGATAACAGCGGGAGCATCAACTCCAGAAGATATCATAAAAAAAATAGAAAATAAAATAAGGGGGAACTTTAATGTCTAACTTTGATTACTATGAAGATTTTGAAGCATTACTAAATGAGTATATGCCAATAAAAGAGGATGAGGAGCTAAAAAGAAAAGTAACTGGAACAATTGTAAATACAGACAGAAACTTCACATATTTAGAGGTAGCCGGAGAACCGAAAGCTGTAAGAGTAAGAACAGAGGAATTAGCAGGATATTCTGTAGGAGACGAAGTTGAAGTTCTAATAGTTTCACAATTAGAAGAGGATGACTCTCTGGTTTTAATTGCATCAAAAAGAAGAATCGATATGGAAATCGGTTCTGAAAAATTAAATGCAGCTTACAATAACGCAGAGATTGTAACAGGAAAAATTTTAAAAAGAGTAAAAGGTGGATATGTTGTTGAGCTATTCTTCCAACAAGGATTCTTACCTAATTCATTATCAGAGATTCCGTTTGACCAAGGAGATTCTTTCTTAGGACAAGAGGTTTCTGTTGTAATAAAGGATGTAAAAGAGGATAAAAAAGGTAAAAAGATTCTTTTATCTAGAAGAGAAATTGTTGCAGCTAAAGAGTTAGAGGCGATAGATAAGTTAGTTTTAGACAGTGTTGTTAAAGCTACAGTTTTAGAGGTTTTAGATTTTGGACTAACAGTAAAGTTAGATGGAGTAAGAGGGTTTATACATATATCAGAAATAGATTGGAAAAAAACAGTGGATTTACAAAAGTTATATAAAACTGGTGATGTAATTGAAGCTAAAATTATAGAAATTGAAAAAGAAAAAAGAAATGTAAGATTATCAATAAAAGCATTAAAGAGAAACCCGTGGGAAATACTAGCGGAAAAAAATGCTGTTGGTTCTGAAGTGTCAGGGAAAGTAACTAGAGTAGTTAACTATGGAGCTTTTGTTGAGTTATTACCAGGTGTAGAAGGGTTAATCCATACCTCTGATTTCTCTTGGGCAAATAAAAAAGTTAATGTTAATGCTTTTGTTAAAGTTGGAGATGAGGTAAAAGTTGTTATAACTGAATTGAATCCAACTGAAAGAAAGTTAAAATTAGGAATAAAGCAATTAAGTGCAAACCCATGGAAAGATGCAACAGAAAAGTATGCAGTAGGATCTACTTTAACAGGAACTGTAGTGGAAGTAAAGCCTTTTGGTATTTTTGTTGAAGTTGAAGAAGGAGTAGATGGATTTATTCATAACTCTGATTTTGCATGGTCAGGAAATAAAAGATATTCTAAAGGAGATAAAGTTGAGTTTAAAGTAACTGAATTAAATTTAGAAGGACAAAAAATAAAAGGAAGCATCAAAGATTTAACAAAAAATCCTTGGGAAACTGCTTTAGAAAATTATAAAGTTGGAGATAGAATAGAAAAAGAGATAAAAAATATTCAGGACTTTGGAATGTTTGTTAAATTAGGAGAGGGAGTAGATGGATTTATTCCAACTCAGTTAGCATCTAGAGATTTCATCAAAAATTTAAAAGATGTATTCAATGTAGGAGATAATGTTTTAGCTGAAATAGTTGAGATTGACTCTGAAAAGAAAAGAATAAAACTTTCTATAAAAAAAGTTCAATTAGAAAAAGAAAAAAATGAGAATAAAGAACTTATAGAAAAGTATGGAACTTCTTCAAGCGAAGAGTAATATAATTAGAGGTCCTCAAAATAAAGAGGACCTCAATAAAATCAATAAAAAATAAAGTTGACTTTTTGTATAATTATGTTATAATTATTAAAGACAATTAATAAGATTTATCAAGAAGAAACTTCCTGTTTCTCACCTTGTGGGGCATGACCTACATAAAGGTATTTAAATTTTTGTTTAGGGCTAGCCTTAATAATTATTTGAGTTTAACAGGAATTTTATATCCTGTTTTTTTTATTTGATAGTTAATAGGAGGTGTCTATTATTTCGGACAAAGTTAGAATCAACGAAAAAATAAGAGGTAGAGAGTTAAGAATTATCTCTGAAACTGGTGAACAATTAGGAATCATGTCGGCTGTAGAAGCTTTAGAATTAGCAATGCAAAAGGAATTAGATCTAGTTGAAATATCTCCAAATGCTGCGCCACCAGTATGTAAAATAATGGATTATGGAAAGTATAAATACGAGCAAACTAGAAAAGCTAAAGAAGCTAAGAAAAACCAAAAGCAAGTTATTGTTAAAGAGGTTAAGTTTAGAGCTAGAATAGATCAGCACGATATGGATACAAAAATAGCTCATGTTACAAAGTTCTTAGAGAAGGACAACAAGGTTAAAATAACTCTTGTTCAGTACGGAAGAGAAAGAATGTACGCTGATCAAGGAATTGAAATGTTAGATCAAATATCTGAAAGATTCGTTGAAATCGCAGATGTTGATAAAAAATATAATGATAAGCAAAAATATTTGATCTTATCACCAAAAAAATAGTGAAGATTTGAGAGGAGGAACATTACAATGCCAAAAATGAAAACTCATAGAGGTGCTAGAAAGAGAATTAAAGTAACTGGAACAGGAAAGTTCGTTGTTAAGAAGCCAGGAAAGAGCCATATCTTAACTAAGAAAACAAGAAAAAGAAAGAACAGATTAAAGAAGGATACAGTAATCACTTCTACATTAGAGAAACACTTAAAAGGATTATTACCATACGGAGTAGGAAGATAATAATTCTTTAGGAATATTATTGTTAAAGAACCAATTT
It encodes:
- a CDS encoding HPr family phosphocarrier protein, giving the protein MKKVEVTIKNKAGLHARPSSLFVQTASKYDADINVIFEDEVINGKSIMGLMLLAAEQGRVLTLECDGSDEDEMIAELIDLIEVKKFNEE
- the rpmI gene encoding 50S ribosomal protein L35 is translated as MPKMKTHRGARKRIKVTGTGKFVVKKPGKSHILTKKTRKRKNRLKKDTVITSTLEKHLKGLLPYGVGR
- the ptsP gene encoding phosphoenolpyruvate--protein phosphotransferase encodes the protein MGVIVGKSIFPGIVIGQPYIERKKKIDIENYKISSDKIDEEIERFLGAVQKAKNDIKQIKSNLEGKISKEDLQILTVHIMMLDDPQFITDIKKGIKKEGNNSESVVKKVSNKYIEMFEKIADPIYKQRALDIKDISERIIMNLTSEDSVDSNLDGKILVLRELLPSELLKIYYSGIKLNGIIMEYMGETSHTAILTKALEIPTLMGGNDIFSVDWGDQIILDTTSLEGKVITNPDIKTLNRCEEDKNRYRNKIKEIEESIDKESITLDGERVYLHLNIGGRLDIAQVCRKKPDGIGLLRTELIYMDAEEFPDEEKQRKIYENIAHEFEESQPNKPIIIRTLDIGADKKLSYYKMVDEENPSLGCRGMRLTLSNKELFKNQIKGILRAAEHHNIKMMYPMITNLKEINEAKDLVKECKEELLNEGKSFKDDIEIGMMVEVPSNVMLADIFADYVDFFSIGTNDLTQYILATDRYSPIAEKLYDCYDPAVIRAIEMVTIAALKKNKKISVCGEMAGEDQAVIALMSLGVRDLSMAPAYIPKIRNLVRKIRVSELEDVKFAMLKAKDSEEIKEILNEYLNKIEGRNIV
- the ispH gene encoding 4-hydroxy-3-methylbut-2-enyl diphosphate reductase; translated protein: MEIIRAEKMGFCFGVKKAVETCYEIAKRKNVNKYILGMVVHNKDVVREMENIGFITLDEEDILEDKDPLKKGDVVIIRAHGTTSKIMEKLKRKEVEIKDATCIFVDKIKEILIEREHEGDEIIFIGDKDHPEVKGIISFGEKIHVLKNIDELKESSLDRSKRYTVLTQTTLNKEKFQEMKEYLEKYYSNAQIFDRICGATSERQEATRKLSRTCDIVIVIGDLKSSNSKKLLEVALAENTNSYLVQNEKELDLTLFSENMKVGITAGASTPEDIIKKIENKIRGNFNV
- the infC gene encoding translation initiation factor IF-3, coding for MSIISDKVRINEKIRGRELRIISETGEQLGIMSAVEALELAMQKELDLVEISPNAAPPVCKIMDYGKYKYEQTRKAKEAKKNQKQVIVKEVKFRARIDQHDMDTKIAHVTKFLEKDNKVKITLVQYGRERMYADQGIEMLDQISERFVEIADVDKKYNDKQKYLILSPKK
- the hrcA gene encoding heat-inducible transcriptional repressor HrcA, with amino-acid sequence MVVSDREKLVLSAIIDFYLLSGETIGSRALVKKYNIDLSSATIRNVMSDLEDMGFIVKTHTSSGRIPTDRGYKFYLEELLKIEKLSREEQARINSVYEIKMRELDSVLKKTSTLLSKLTNYVGIVIEPTHKKEKIKKVELVHIDDYMAMAVIVMENKSVRTKKIFFDEMCSQDELAKLSQRINNEIKNHLIESHEIEKIIDFVYSEVEGKLFLENSSEIFKDKQVNEISDVLDIFSKREKIKELFEEAISLKPFKEGEVNVIFGEELAVKGLEDYSFVYSVYNMDNSPGVIGVMGPKRMSYSKTMGLIQHVTKEVNKVIKEISNEGDYNDR
- a CDS encoding S1 RNA-binding domain-containing protein translates to MSNFDYYEDFEALLNEYMPIKEDEELKRKVTGTIVNTDRNFTYLEVAGEPKAVRVRTEELAGYSVGDEVEVLIVSQLEEDDSLVLIASKRRIDMEIGSEKLNAAYNNAEIVTGKILKRVKGGYVVELFFQQGFLPNSLSEIPFDQGDSFLGQEVSVVIKDVKEDKKGKKILLSRREIVAAKELEAIDKLVLDSVVKATVLEVLDFGLTVKLDGVRGFIHISEIDWKKTVDLQKLYKTGDVIEAKIIEIEKEKRNVRLSIKALKRNPWEILAEKNAVGSEVSGKVTRVVNYGAFVELLPGVEGLIHTSDFSWANKKVNVNAFVKVGDEVKVVITELNPTERKLKLGIKQLSANPWKDATEKYAVGSTLTGTVVEVKPFGIFVEVEEGVDGFIHNSDFAWSGNKRYSKGDKVEFKVTELNLEGQKIKGSIKDLTKNPWETALENYKVGDRIEKEIKNIQDFGMFVKLGEGVDGFIPTQLASRDFIKNLKDVFNVGDNVLAEIVEIDSEKKRIKLSIKKVQLEKEKNENKELIEKYGTSSSEE